TAGGAACCGAACCAACctaaatttgtccaatagaaactcttgttttcgTTGCAAAACATTTTCTGTTTGGAAGAAATGGTTACTATTGGAAAACGTTTACAACGGAAtctgactaatgaatacaccccaggctTCCACCTCAAAAGTATTTTCTTGAGTCCTTGTGTCCTCTTCATCCATGCCACTTTATCAAAGTCGTTTGAAGGATAGACCTTGATCatctctcagttccattacattacacaaGAGTCATTGGACGAAGTAGTCTTCTATACGGAGGAATTTTGTTAAGAGTCCAGACGCTTAATCTGAACATTAACTGTACTGCAAGTGATGCGTTTTTTGCTAGCATAAGTACCTTCTATTTTCAAAAAATTAAAATGTACACCTTGATAGGGTTATCTCCATGTTACTGTGCTTGTTTACAGGAAATAGACTGATGACAAGAGGTGACTACCTGTGCTACCTAGCATGCCACAAACACCTGTGTGTAAGTGTAGCAGAACTGTAGTTTGGCCAGATGGAAGCAcccatagctgtatggatctgcgAAAGGATGCTCTCTTgattaataataaaaataaaaacattttattttactaggcaagtcagttaagaacaaattcttattttcaatgacgacctaggaacagtgggttaactgccagttcaggggcagaacaacagatttgtaccttgtcagctcggggattcgaacttgcaacctttcggttactagtccaacactctaaccactaggctaccctgccgcaccgaTTAAAGATAAGGGCCCTATGTTCATATGTTTCCAAAAATGTATCGCAGGCGATGATTGACATTTCTAGAAGTTAAAACAGCGTCGGATAGTAGTTCACATGAGCCAGTCGTGGGCGAAGCTAATGGCTGAAAACTGTAGGGAGAAAGCAGAATGCCTTCTAGAGTTTAAGAGCTATTTGGAGAAGAGCCCAAGGGGAGGAGCCAAGGAATAGAGACTTGAGATTCACCCAAAGGTTACCAGATGACAAAGTTGGTCCATGAAAAACCATTGAACATCTCTAAATGTGTTGAAATTAAAATACTCACATAGAGGTCAGCAAGTTTGGTTCTATCAGAATCAAACTGTTGGTAATAATGTTGCACAAAGCCTGCACCTATCTGCTCCCACACCGGTTTGCTTGCCATGGTTCAAAGTGCAGGTTGGAATCTGGAGAGGAAAACGCGCCATGAATATGAGGTAGCCAGCAGCAcatcctttatttattttttttatccctGATATACCTGGTGATGAGCACACCCCACGTGTTTCAGAATCACTCTGAATTATTGGAATTAGAATCAATCAATGGAAGTTaggcacttatcaagagaacatcagCAAGAGAATGGCTTCCTATATCTCGAAAATATATAGGAAAAgcgcattggaccagtaaccaaaaggttgctggttcaaatccccgaacCGACTAGGTGAataatctgtcgatgtgccccttgagcaaggcacttaaccctaatggCACATATACGTATCTCTGGATAAGGGCGTCTGCTATATTACTAAAATGGAAACGCTAGCTACTTAGCTAGCAAGTTAACGTAGCTAAATAGCTAGCTCGCTAAACTCGTTTAAAGTCAGTACATCATTCCACTCAGAAAATGACAGATAAACTTTCACTTTGCTTTGCAATGAATAATTTCCCTTTATAATGTAAACGCGATTATTCCTTAATGGTTGTTTAAAACTTAATATGAAACTTACCTTAATATGCAACTAGCTAGCAATCCAGTGTGGATGCACGCCTTTCCCGCTTCATCCGGAACACAGGCTGTGTTGTCATATACTGGACTAAACGACCAATAGTGGTGCGCCTCGGTTCGATTGACGGGTACCTAAGAGCGTGAATGCCCCCCGAAAGGGCGTTTTACTTCAGTGCATCCAACCTTGGTAGTCAATTATTTTCAGGCCATTGATAATAAAATGTATATCAATATTCAATTAGTTGTGTTCAATATTATGTCAGTAAATGTGGACACTTGTGAGTTAATGGACATGACAATGTATACTTTTGAAAAACAATAATTTGAAGTTATTTTTCTAAGATTTTTGGAGCCAAGAAAGGTAAAGTGACAAAATTGTGCTTTATGTTACAGCTAGCCATGTATTACTATTACCTCTTATATATTTTGATATCTGTAGTGACACTCAATAACATCTTTCCAGATGAGGGTTTACTGAAAGTCAATCAAGAAGAAAGAAACCACTTTATTTGTAATTATTTGGTATGATGATCATTAGTgacaaaagtaaaaaataatatacAATTATCACAAAAGAGTATGTTAAACAAATAAATGTTGCTTGGTGCAGTGTGGAGAATTACAAATAGCCAATTCCACTCCAGCATTAGGCCATACAAGCAGGAAACAATAGCATTCTAAAAGATGTCTACAGACAGAATGTCACTAAAACTACCATGTTCATGTTTAGCCAAGCTTGAACATCATATACTCCAAATCATACTGTTGGTGAGAGTACAAGTGTGATGATTAATGTAATTTTTCTGACAGCAATTCAATTCAACATGTGACCACAATATCAGAAAAGGGGAAACACTTGGAGGAACTTGAAAAACTGTCTTAAAAAATAAGTCTTTAGATCAATAACATAATTTTCCTATTTCACGTGTCCACATCCAAGAGTCTGAATTCTTCAGCATCTTCACAGCCActtgtgagagagaaagagacagagccaACACTATATTGCTAGTTGAAATTGTTGCACCTCAGATCCTCCAGTCCAGAGCACATTAGAATTATTGTCCTGATAGTCAGGTCCAGAGTCATATCCATCTCAATCTATGGCTCTGGTCCAGTTCAGACAGCCATGAAGACTGAAGTCCCCTGGCCTAGAGAAGGAGTTAGGCTGACCATTGCATGTGTGATGTGTGGGAGCTGCAGGCCTGTTTCAAGTTACCTTCTAAATGGCACCCTTGTTGACAAGAGCCCTGTGGGACCTGGTCAATACTATaaaggaatagggtgtaattttaGACAAACTTTCAGTGTCCTGGGTGTTGGGTGAAATAATCATCTGTTTTGAACACTGGGGGAAGCTCCTGATCATGCTGCTGATGCCTTCTGGGGCTGGCTGGTTTCTGCAGAGATAAATAATATGGTTCATAATTTACATCCACTGAGAGCAATGTATAGGCCAGGAGACCTACCATTTAATACAAAAAAACATTACTAAAGCAATTAAAAAGTTATAAAATAAATCATGAATAGCAGATGATAATAGGGAGAtatgaaccagtatctgtgtgttagagacctctGAACCAGAGCCTTCTGGGCATTACAAACTCACATTCACAAGCTCTGCAAGCATTATAATGTCAAAATACGTTCGTTGATCACCATATATGGAGATTAGCTGAGCAACCAATTCCATGTCCTAAAGTTACGGccggtattttttttaaatgacaagcAATCGAAAAAAAAAATGCCTCTTCGGcaccttcaaatcaaattttatttgtcacgtacgacgataacaacaggtgtagaccttagtgaaatgcttacatacaggccctaaccaatagtgcaatttttaagtaaagaaataagtattaggtgaacaatagataagtaaagaaataaaaaatgtaaaaagacaaaataacagtagctaggctatgtacagtagtgaggctatttccagtagcgaggctatatacaggcaccggttagtcgggctaataGAGGCAATACGTTCATataggtatagttaaagtgactatgcatatatgaaaaacagagtagcaacagtgtaaaAGAGAAATTGGCGGGTggagggacacaatgcagatagatAAAATGtcactttttcaggaccctgtctttcaaagataatccgtaaaaatccaaataacttcacagatcttaattgaaaagtgtttaaacactgtttcccaagcTTAAACTTAAACAATTAATGAagatgcacctgtggaatggacGTTACGACACtgacagcttacagacggtaggcaattaaggtcacagttatgaaaatttaggacactaaagaggcctttcagctgactctgaaaaacaccaaaagaaagatgcccagggtccctgctcatctgcgtgaacgtgccttaggcatgctgcaaggaggcatgaggactgcagatgtggccagggcaataaattgcaatgtctgtactgtgagacgcctaagacagcgctacagggagacaagacagacagctgatcgtcctcacagtggcagaccacgtgtaacaacacctgcacaggatcggtacatctgaacatcacacttGCGGGACTGgttcaggatggcaacaacaactacccgagttacaccaggaacacacaatccctccatcagtgctcagactgtccgcaataggctgagagaggctggactgagggcttgtacgCCTGTTGTCAGGCAGGTCTTgcccagacatcaccggcaacaacgacgcctatgggcacaaacccaccatagGTGGACCAGACATGACTGTAAAAAAaagctcttcactgacgagtcgcggttttgtctcaccaggggtaatGGTCGGGTTCGCGTTTATTGttaaaggaatgagcgttacaccgaggcctgtactctggagcaggatcgatttggaggtggagggtccgtcatggtctggagcggtgtgTCACACCATCAtctgactgagcttgttgtcattgctggcaatctcaatgctgtgcgcaACAGGgcagacatcctcctctctcatgtggtaCTCTTCCTGCAGGCATATCCTGACATGActcttcagcatgacaatgccaccagccatactgctcgttctgtgaatGATTTCCTGcaggacaggaatgtcagtgttctgccatggccagcgaagagcccggatctcaatctcattgagcacgtctgggacctgttagattggaggttgagggctagggccattccccccagaaatgtcagtgaacttgcaggtgccttggtggaagagtagggtaacatttcacagcaataactggcaaatctggtgcagtccatgaggatgagatgcactgcagtacttaatgcagctggtggccacaccagatattgactgttacttttgggacacattattcaatttctgttagtcacatgtctgtggaacttgttcagtttatgtctcagttgttgaatcttgttatgttcatacaaatatttacacgttaagtttgatgaaaataaatgcagttgacagtgagagtacgtttctttttttgctgaatttatgtATATGAGTGTATAGTtaaggtgactatgcatagatgataaacagagagtagcagcagcgtaaaaggggggtggacaatgcaaatagtccgggtagccatttcattaccagttcaggagtcttatggcttgggggtaaaagctgttgagaagccttttggtcctaaacTTGGCGCtcccggtaccacttgccatgtggtagcagagagaacaatctatgactggggtggctggggtctttgacaatatttagggccttcctctgacaccacctggtgtagaggtcctggatggcaggcagcttagccccagtgatgtactggcccgtacgcactaccctctgtagtgccttgtggtcggaggccgaacaGTTTCTGTACCAGGCACTGATGCAACCAATCAGGaagctctcgatgttgcagctgtagaaccttttgaggatctgaggacccttgGCAAATCTTTTTTAGTGTCCTGAGGTGGAATAGGCCTTGACGTGCCCTCATCACGACTgccttagtgtgtttggaccattctagtttgttggtgatgtggacaccaaggaacttgaagctctcaacctgctctactacagccccgtcgatgaaaatgggggcgtgctcggtcctccttttcctttagtccacaatcatctcctttgtcttgattacgttgagggatattattctggcaccacacggccaggtctctgacctattCCATATAGGTTGTctcgtcgttgatcaggcctaccatggTTGTGTCATCTGCTGTGTCAATTGTTGTGTCAACTTAATGACGGTGacagtgttggagtcgtgcctggccacgcagtcgtgggtgaacagggagtacaggaggggactgagcaggcACCCCTGAAGGgctcccgtgttgaggatcagcatggctgatgtgttgctacctacccgcACCACCTGGGaaaggcccgtcaggaagtccaggatccagttgcaggtgtttagtcccaggatccttagcttagtgatgagctttaaggGCAATATGGTGtagaacgctgagctgtaatcaatgaatagtattctcacgtaggtgtttcttttgttcaggtgggaaagggcagtgtggagtgcaatagagattgcatcatctgtggatctgtttgggtggtatgcaaattggagtgggtctagggtttctgggataatggtgttaatgtgagccattaccagcctttcaaagcacttcatgactacagacgtgaaggcagattaccttagtgtttttgggcacagggactatggtggtctgcttgaaacatgttggtattacagacacaATCAggaacatgttgaaaatgtcaatgaagacacctgccagttggtcagcacatgcacggagcacacgtcctggtaatccgtctggccccccggccttgtgaatgctgacctgtgtaaaggttttactcacatcggctacggagagcgtgatcacacagtcgtccggaacagcgaatgctctcatgcatgcctcagtgttgcttgcctcgaagtgagcatagaagtgatttggCTCGTCTGGtaagctcgtgtcactgggcagctcgcgactgtgcttccctttgtagtctggaatagtttgcaggccctgccacacaagatgagtgtcggagccggtgtagtacgattcaatcttagtcctgtattggcgctttgcctgtttgaaggtttgtcggagggcatagcaggatttcttataagcttctgggttagagtcccgcaccctGAAAGCGGcggctctaccctttagctcagtgcgaatgttgcctgtaatccatggtttctggttggggtatgtacgtacagtcactgtggggacgacgtccttgatgcacttattgataaagccagtgactgatgtggtgtactcctcaatgccatcggcagaatcccggaacataatccagtctgtgctagcaaaacagtcctgcagtttagcatctgcttcatctgaccacttttttatagaccgagtcactggtgcttcctgttttattttgtgcttgtaagcaggaatcaggaggatataattgtggtcagatttgccaaatggagggtgagggagttttgtatgcgtctctgtgtgtggagtacaggtgatctagatttGTTTCCCTTCTGGTTgcgcatttaacatgctgatcGAAATGAGGTAAAGCTGATTtatgtttccctgcattaaagtccctggccactaggtgcaccgcctctgggtgagtggtttcttgtttacttatttccttatattttttttaacctttattttactaggcaagtcagttaagaacaaattcttattttcaatgacggcctaggaacagtgggttaactgcctgttcaggggcagaacgacagatttgtaccttgtcagctcggtgatttgaacttgcaacctttcgattactagtccaacactctaaccactaggctaccctgccgcaccgaTTAAAGATAAGGGCCCTATATAGCTgactgagtgcagtcttagtgccagcatccgtctgtggtggtaaataaacagccacgacaAATATAGGtgaaaactctcttggcaaatagtgtggtctacagcttatcatgagatactcttctTCAGGCAAGCAAAATCTAGACTTctttagatatcgtgcaccagctggtgtttacaaatatgcacagacttCCCCCCTCGTCttagtgtgctgttctatctagcTGGTGCAGCGAATATCCATTCAGCCATGATTCGGTGAAACAtgagtttttgatgtcccgttggtaggatattcgtgatggtacctcgtctaatttattgtccaatgatggTACGTTGGAAAGTAATACTGACGATAAAGGCAGTCGGCGGAGCCGTACAAGGCACCCCGCactgtgtcctctgtacctgcgtctcCTTCTCTTGCCAATGACGGGAATtttggccttgtcgggtgtctgaagtacatcctgtgcgtcctgcttgttgaagaaaatCTTAATTTACTCAAGTTACAGCCGGTTGAGCTGTTGTATATTTCCGACCTGTGTGTGGCAGTAATGAGTGGTTGGATGTGCCGAAAAGGCATTTTTTCAGTTGCTTGTACATTTTTATTTAGAACTTTTTTTGGACGTACATACCTGCAGTATGGAGCAAATTAAGATAGTAGTTGCTCAGCGAAACTCAATTTTTGGTGATCAACAAATGTATTTTGTCATAACACTTGCAGAGCTGGTAAATGGGAGTTTGAATCTGAGCTTTCTGGGCGTCAGAGAGGTCTCTAacgcacagatactggttcagggGCAAAGGAGGTTGGTAGCACCTTAATTTGGGAGGACGGGTTCgtgataatggctggaacggaatagtggaatggtatcaaatacatgggttccatgtgtttgatgccattccattcactcagtttcagacattattatgagccgcaTTCCCCTCAGCAACCTCCTGTGTTCAGGGGAGATGGTGATAAAGTATAGGAATACAGATTTCACACTTCAAATAGAAAATGCCTTAATTGTTGACTGAGATGcagattgattggttggttgattaaaTCCTCACATTTAGAAAGCCTGGGACATTCATGGTGCGGAACATCTTTCTGAAGGCGCCCGGCAGGGTTCCTTGTTCCCTCTCTGCCTGAGTGACCTGTTCCTCCATAACATTCACGTTGGCACCTACAATCTTCACAAATGCCTAGACACAACACCAGGGAATAGGGTCAGATACAGTACTACCGTATCAGTGTCCCAAACATAgtacatagggtgccatttggcacacaGATCATGTCATGTCAATGAAAACATCCTGGTCATTATCAATTACATGAATTAAATCACACTTACATCCAACTTGTCAATCTTTCTGTATATTTGTCTCATCTCTTCTGATTTTCTATGTATTTGAGGTAAGTTCTCATTGACAATCTGTGATGTGTCGTTGCGGATCTATAACCAGAGGAAGAAAAGTTATTAATTTCTCACCCACGAGGACATGAACAGCACATACAGGGTTAGGCAAAAATGACCAAATACAATTACGAAATACCATAAAGATCAATGTGTCAAAATAAACGACAAAATACTTGTAATTTGAAATGCATTTAATTCAAATGCATATATTGTGTATTTTAAAATACAGACATACATTTGCAAGTAGCTGGCCTGAACAGCAACAACATTCCCAGTAAAGGTTACAGAAACATTCAATCAAttttaattggtcacatacacatggttagatgttattgcaagtgtagcgaaatgcctgTAACTTTTTACTTGCTATAACTGTGATATGTTATTTATCtcccttagttgaatgcactgactaagtcactctggataagagtgtctgctaaattataaAGGTAAATATGAAAATGAACATACCAAAATGAACTGCAAAGCACACTGGATACTATTGGCTCATTAGAATAATAATCAGCATGCTTTGCAATTGTACATTTTTATATCTACAATTATATTTCgttaatttagcagatgctcttatcacaCCATAGTGCCGTCAGACACCAATGCAGGGTGAGAAGGAGCCACACAATTGTGAACCgctataaaaaaaaaatggatacCTAGAAAAGTATTAttgtattttgaaaatacaaattaCACCTCTCGAAAGTATCTTCTTAAAAAAATCCATTGGAATGTAGTTCAGCCCAGTGTAATACAAATTACAAAATGCACAgaattaattgaaatgcatattTCAAATACATTTAACAGAAATACTGCACATCTCTTAACACGTACCATGTCAAGCATTCCTACAAATTCATCCACCCTAGTCAGCATTTCCTCCAGACTTTTCTCCAAACACAGGATCTGGGGTATGGAAAGGACATGGTTATAACCACAGTCAAGTGACATTTAACTTAGTTCACGCGTATCCAGTTATAGCTAGCATGTTGCTAtattgcacctcagattgcacaTAGATAGGATGCTGTATTTCACCGCGATCGGAAAGGTTGATCAATTCTAACCTCATCTCCAGCAGTAGCTCTGATGTAAGAGGAGTAACTGTGAGCAGTGTTTCTCAGGATATCATCCTCCTGGTTGTGGTCTGGGTCGGGCTCCGCGGAGTTGAAGCTCGCACTCTGTGAGACTGCTGCGCCGAAGCTGGGGCTTTGCGACACGGTGCCACTGCTTAGGGCCTCGCTCAACATGGATAAACTGCTCGCACTCTGCGACACAAAGCCACTGTCCCGACTCACCTCGGCACTGGACTCCTCCAGCGGGGAGAGAAAACCTACCCTATTTTCCATCCTAGGCTCCATCTCTGCCCAGTTTCCTGATGTCGCTTTCTGCTACAGTGTTATGATAGTCAGATGATTAAATCACGTAGTTGAAACTGTGGATGGCGGCTTACAAGGGTCAAGTAGAACTACGCGAAAAGGCGCAATTTTAAAATCAGGGCCGTTTCTCCCTCAAATTGAACGCTGAACTCAGTCTGATAACTCAAAATCTCCATGAGAAACATTTAATCACACAGGAAACATTAATTTTCTTTCTATATCAGTCAACTGCAACAATGTTCTACAATATGAATAACAGGAAAGCAAGTGCAGTTAAAACCTTTATTTCCAAAAATTCTCTcccaaaaaaatgtaaaaacagtaAGAAAATAATATGAACACAATATTCACAATACATTTGAAATTAATTGCATAAAGGGTTTGAATTTCAATTGTGGGAATTAGTTGAAGTTATACTTACAGTTTACTACATTGAAAGAGCAACTAGGCCTACTAAATAATGATTGAGCAATTACAGATCAAGCCCTTAAAGCCATTCAACTATTGTTTACATTTGAGTGCTCAGTACATATCTGGGctaaaatgaatttaaaaaaaggcACCAAGTGTTTTACAAACCTTTTCTCCAATGTATGTGTGGAGAATGTATTGAAATATCTGTACATCATCATAACATAGAATAAAAACAGTCCAGTTTACATGATATGCAGAAATATTCCCAATCATAATTATCC
Above is a genomic segment from Oncorhynchus masou masou isolate Uvic2021 chromosome 12, UVic_Omas_1.1, whole genome shotgun sequence containing:
- the bloc1s4 gene encoding biogenesis of lysosome-related organelles complex 1 subunit 4, with amino-acid sequence MEPRMENRVGFLSPLEESSAEVSRDSGFVSQSASSLSMLSEALSSGTVSQSPSFGAAVSQSASFNSAEPDPDHNQEDDILRNTAHSYSSYIRATAGDEILCLEKSLEEMLTRVDEFVGMLDMIRNDTSQIVNENLPQIHRKSEEMRQIYRKIDKLDAFVKIVGANVNVMEEQVTQAEREQGTLPGAFRKMFRTMNVPGFLNKPASPRRHQQHDQELPPVFKTDDYFTQHPGH